In Gadus macrocephalus chromosome 4, ASM3116895v1, the following proteins share a genomic window:
- the setd9 gene encoding SET domain-containing protein 9 isoform X2: MYPGTVYEAYEPIFFQSLRNPFVFRCIDGVLVDGNDKGISKLVYKSCSRRDMLGPYRLSDFSWLTANPKNPLAIGQYVNNCNDSPANVCYQEYDVPRVFPLELHQYLPNVKYSHETQRPIRCIVLVSLRDISPGEELFSNYYTIVES, from the exons ATGTATCCAG GCACGGTCTATGAGGCTTACGAGCCCATTTTCTTCCAGTCGCTCAGAAACCCTTTTGTGTTTCGATGCATCGACGGCGTTCTGGTGGATGGTAACGATAAGGGGATTTCAAAACTGGTGTACAA GTCATGCAGCAGAAGAGACATGCTGGGCCCGTACAGGTTAAGTGATTTCAGCTGGCTGACAGCCAATCCAAAGAACCCACTGGCTATTGGCCAATACGTCAACAATTGCAACG ACTCTCCTGCGAATGTCTGCTACCAGGAGTATGATGTCCCTAGAGTGTTTCCTCTTGAACTTCATCAGTATCTTCCAAATGTGAAGTACAGTCATGAAACACAGAG GCCTATAAGATGCATCGTCCTTGTATCTCTTAGAGATATCAGTCCTGGTGAAGAGCTCTTCTCTAACTATTACACCATCGTGGAATCGTAG